In one Rhodoligotrophos defluvii genomic region, the following are encoded:
- the trpA gene encoding tryptophan synthase subunit alpha encodes MTAHHRTRIDDRFAALAAEGRAALVTFITAGDPDHGTSLAILKGLPAAGADVIELGMPFTDPMADGPAIQASSLRALAAGQTLKKTLDLVREFRVSDNATPLVLMGYYNPIYSYGVERFLTDARTAGVDGLIVVDLPPEEDGELCLPALQAGLNFIRLATPTTDEKRLPAVLNNTSGFVYYVSITGITGTRAAEAASIRQALERIRAHTRLPIAVGFGVKTAAQAAAIAAHADAVVVGSALVEAIRASLDGSVASARTVGEVHGLVRSLAQGVRGARAAAAE; translated from the coding sequence ATGACCGCCCATCACCGCACGCGCATCGACGATCGCTTTGCCGCGCTGGCCGCGGAGGGCCGCGCGGCCCTGGTGACCTTCATCACCGCTGGCGACCCTGATCATGGCACCTCGCTCGCCATTCTGAAGGGACTTCCGGCCGCCGGGGCTGATGTGATCGAGCTGGGCATGCCTTTCACCGATCCCATGGCCGATGGGCCGGCGATCCAAGCCTCGTCCCTGCGTGCCTTGGCCGCCGGCCAGACGCTCAAAAAGACGCTGGACCTTGTCCGGGAATTCCGCGTCAGCGACAATGCGACGCCGCTGGTGCTGATGGGATATTACAACCCCATCTATAGCTATGGCGTGGAGCGGTTCCTGACCGATGCCCGCACCGCCGGCGTCGACGGGCTGATCGTGGTGGATCTGCCGCCGGAGGAGGATGGCGAGCTCTGCCTTCCCGCGCTGCAGGCCGGCCTCAATTTCATCAGGCTGGCCACGCCGACGACAGACGAGAAGCGGCTTCCGGCGGTTCTGAACAACACCAGCGGTTTTGTCTACTACGTCTCGATCACCGGCATCACCGGCACCCGTGCCGCGGAGGCGGCCTCCATACGGCAGGCGCTCGAGCGCATCCGCGCACACACGCGGCTTCCCATCGCGGTCGGGTTCGGCGTCAAGACGGCCGCACAGGCCGCGGCCATCGCCGCCCATGCCGACGCGGTGGTGGTCGGCTCGGCCCTGGTCGAGGCCATCCGTGCAAGTCTTGACGGCAGTGTGGCCAGCGCGCGTACAGTGGGCGAGGTGCACGGGCTGGTCAGGTCGTTGGCGCAAGGGGTACGCGGCGCCCGCGCCGCGGCGGCGGAATAG
- a CDS encoding secondary thiamine-phosphate synthase enzyme YjbQ: MNSRIIQFTGILEVATQGQGFVDITGRVAAWVRERQAQEGLLTLFIRHTSASLVIQENADPDVRVDLVAAFDRLAPRNAGYLHRVEGPDDMPAHIKATLAGANVAVPVNDGRPMLGTWQGIYVFEHRDRPHRREVALHYIGTARAEA; this comes from the coding sequence TTGAATTCGCGCATCATACAATTTACGGGTATTCTCGAGGTCGCCACTCAAGGCCAAGGCTTCGTGGACATCACGGGCCGGGTGGCCGCCTGGGTGAGGGAAAGGCAAGCGCAGGAGGGTCTGCTCACGCTGTTCATTCGCCACACGTCGGCATCCCTCGTCATCCAGGAGAATGCGGACCCTGACGTGCGGGTGGATTTGGTTGCCGCATTTGACCGGCTGGCGCCTCGCAACGCCGGCTATCTCCACCGGGTGGAAGGGCCAGACGACATGCCAGCGCATATCAAAGCAACCTTGGCCGGCGCCAACGTGGCGGTGCCCGTGAACGATGGTCGGCCCATGCTTGGCACCTGGCAAGGCATCTATGTGTTCGAGCATCGCGACCGGCCGCACCGCCGCGAAGTGGCGCTTCACTACATCGGAACCGCGAGAGCTGAAGCATGA
- a CDS encoding phosphoribosylanthranilate isomerase — protein sequence MSVRVKICGISEPATLQAALEAGADMVGFVFYARSPRNVTIAQAASLAALVGRRARKVVLTVDADDAAIAAIGAAVSPDFIQAHGAESPERVAEIAERFGVPVIKAVRVSGADAAAEARSYRGAAEMVLFDAAPPRTAAALPGGNGIAFDWSLLAAAKPEGPFVLSGGLDADNVGEAIRLTGAPIVDVSSGVETAPGRKDAALIRNFIEAAKAAG from the coding sequence TTGAGCGTAAGGGTCAAGATCTGCGGCATCAGCGAGCCCGCCACTTTGCAGGCCGCCCTGGAAGCGGGTGCCGACATGGTCGGCTTCGTCTTCTATGCGCGCAGTCCCCGCAACGTGACGATCGCGCAGGCCGCCAGCCTCGCGGCGCTCGTCGGCAGGCGCGCGCGCAAGGTGGTGCTCACGGTCGATGCGGATGACGCCGCAATCGCAGCGATCGGCGCGGCGGTCTCCCCCGACTTCATCCAGGCGCACGGAGCCGAAAGCCCGGAACGTGTGGCCGAGATCGCCGAGCGCTTCGGCGTGCCGGTGATCAAGGCGGTGCGCGTGAGCGGCGCCGATGCTGCGGCGGAAGCGCGGAGCTATCGTGGTGCCGCTGAGATGGTCCTGTTCGATGCGGCGCCGCCGCGGACAGCGGCCGCGCTGCCCGGCGGCAACGGCATTGCCTTCGACTGGTCGCTCCTCGCGGCCGCCAAGCCGGAGGGGCCGTTCGTGCTCTCCGGCGGCCTCGATGCGGACAATGTGGGCGAGGCGATCCGCTTGACCGGCGCGCCCATCGTGGATGTCTCCTCCGGCGTCGAAACCGCGCCCGGCCGCAAGGATGCGGCCCTGATCAGGAATTTCATTGAGGCAGCGAAGGCTGCGGGCTAA
- a CDS encoding bifunctional folylpolyglutamate synthase/dihydrofolate synthase: MSLSDAILTRLTALHPKIIDLSLDRMWRILAALDHPERRLPPVIHVAGTNGKGSVVAFLRAMLEAAGKSVHVYTSPHLVHFHERIRLGAPGGGEFISDAALSALLEECEQRNGGEPITFFEITTAAAFLAFSRNPADYLILEVGLGGRLDATNVVDPLASVITMVDYDHQQFLGDTLTEIATEKAGIIKRGRPCILGVQGEEALAAIEHVASRLGAPLIVAGQEWQAFEQHGRLVYEDMQGLLDLPLPRLNGRFQIDNAGLAIATLRALDMPGVGEAEIARGLQSAYWPARLERLDAGPLNALLPAGAELWLDGGHNESAGRVLAASMAEIEERVSRPLLIIWGMLNTKDPGAFIRSFAGLARRVITLTIPGEPNAVDATVLATIAAEHGIESEIAASLPDALRRAGLPVSEVAPRVLICGSLYLAGHVLAAHESSLQSGGPA; the protein is encoded by the coding sequence ATGTCGCTCAGCGACGCCATCCTGACACGACTGACCGCGCTTCACCCGAAGATCATCGACCTGTCGCTGGATCGGATGTGGCGCATCCTCGCCGCGCTCGATCACCCGGAGCGCCGGCTGCCGCCGGTCATCCATGTGGCCGGCACCAACGGCAAGGGCTCCGTGGTGGCGTTCCTGCGCGCCATGCTGGAAGCGGCTGGCAAGAGCGTGCACGTCTACACCTCGCCGCATCTCGTCCACTTTCACGAGCGCATAAGGCTGGGTGCCCCGGGCGGCGGCGAGTTCATCAGCGATGCCGCGCTCTCGGCTCTGCTGGAGGAATGCGAACAGCGCAACGGCGGGGAGCCGATCACCTTTTTCGAGATCACCACCGCCGCGGCCTTCCTCGCCTTCTCGCGCAACCCTGCTGACTATCTCATCCTGGAGGTCGGCCTCGGCGGCCGGCTGGATGCCACCAACGTGGTCGATCCGCTGGCCAGCGTGATCACCATGGTGGATTATGACCACCAGCAATTCCTGGGCGACACGCTCACCGAGATCGCCACCGAGAAGGCCGGCATCATCAAGCGGGGCCGTCCCTGCATTCTCGGCGTGCAGGGCGAGGAGGCGCTGGCCGCCATCGAGCACGTCGCCAGCCGGCTCGGCGCCCCGCTCATCGTGGCCGGCCAGGAATGGCAGGCCTTCGAGCAGCATGGCCGGCTGGTCTATGAGGACATGCAGGGGCTGCTCGACCTGCCGCTGCCGCGCCTCAATGGCCGCTTTCAGATCGACAATGCCGGTCTTGCCATCGCCACCCTGCGCGCGCTCGACATGCCGGGGGTCGGCGAGGCCGAGATCGCCAGGGGCCTGCAGAGCGCCTACTGGCCCGCCCGTCTCGAGCGCCTCGATGCCGGGCCCCTCAATGCGCTGCTGCCGGCCGGTGCGGAGCTGTGGCTCGACGGCGGCCACAACGAATCGGCAGGCCGGGTGCTCGCGGCGAGCATGGCGGAGATCGAGGAGCGCGTCTCGCGTCCCCTGCTGATCATCTGGGGCATGCTGAACACCAAGGATCCCGGCGCGTTCATACGGTCCTTCGCCGGCCTCGCGCGGCGGGTGATCACCCTCACCATCCCCGGCGAGCCGAACGCGGTGGACGCGACCGTGCTGGCCACCATCGCCGCGGAGCACGGCATAGAAAGCGAGATTGCGGCCTCGCTGCCTGATGCCCTGCGCAGGGCGGGCTTGCCGGTCAGCGAGGTCGCCCCGCGCGTGCTGATCTGCGGCTCGCTCTATCTCGCCGGCCATGTGCTCGCCGCCCACGAGAGCAGCCTGCAATCCGGCGGCCCGGCCTGA
- the trpB gene encoding tryptophan synthase subunit beta, with the protein MNKTAPIANTFRSGPDERGHFGNHGGRFVAETLMPLILSLEQAYNAAKVDPAFHAELDGLHKTYSGRPSPLYFAERMTEHLGGAKIYFKREELNHTGSHKINNCLGQVLLARRMGKTRIIAETGAGQHGVAVATVCARFGLPCVIYMGETDVARQKPNVFRMKLLGAEVRPVTSGSRTLKDAMNEALRDWVSNVEDTFYIIGTAAGPHPYPAMVRDFQAIIGEEARAQILEAEGRLPDALVAAVGGGSNAIGLFYPFLDERDVAIYGVEAAGRGLGTDEHAASISGGRPGVLHGNRTYLLQDEDGQIKEAHSISAGLDYPGIGPEHSWLNDVGRVKYVPITDREALAAFQSVTRLEGIIPALESAHALAYVEKLAPTMGSDRIIIANFSGRGDKDVFAVADHLGVEM; encoded by the coding sequence ATGAACAAGACCGCCCCCATCGCCAACACGTTCCGCTCCGGGCCCGACGAGCGCGGTCACTTCGGCAACCATGGCGGCCGTTTCGTCGCGGAAACCTTGATGCCGCTGATCCTGTCGCTGGAGCAGGCCTACAACGCGGCCAAGGTCGACCCGGCCTTCCATGCGGAGCTTGACGGGCTGCACAAGACCTATTCGGGGCGCCCGAGCCCGCTCTATTTCGCCGAGCGGATGACGGAGCATCTCGGCGGCGCCAAGATCTACTTCAAGCGCGAGGAGCTCAATCACACCGGCTCCCACAAGATCAACAATTGCCTGGGCCAGGTGCTGCTTGCCCGCCGCATGGGCAAGACGCGGATCATCGCGGAGACGGGCGCTGGCCAGCATGGCGTCGCGGTCGCGACCGTCTGCGCCCGCTTCGGCCTGCCCTGCGTCATCTATATGGGCGAGACCGACGTCGCCCGTCAGAAGCCCAACGTGTTCCGCATGAAGCTGCTCGGCGCCGAGGTCCGCCCGGTAACCTCCGGCTCGCGCACCCTCAAGGATGCCATGAACGAAGCCCTGCGCGACTGGGTCTCGAATGTGGAAGACACCTTCTACATCATCGGCACCGCCGCGGGGCCGCATCCCTACCCGGCCATGGTGCGCGATTTCCAGGCCATCATCGGCGAGGAGGCGCGGGCGCAGATCCTGGAGGCGGAAGGGCGGCTGCCTGATGCGTTGGTGGCGGCGGTCGGTGGCGGCTCCAATGCCATCGGCCTGTTCTATCCCTTCCTCGACGAGCGCGACGTCGCCATCTATGGCGTGGAGGCCGCCGGCCGCGGTCTGGGCACCGATGAGCATGCGGCCTCCATCAGCGGCGGCCGGCCGGGCGTGCTCCACGGCAACCGCACCTATCTGCTGCAGGACGAGGACGGGCAGATCAAGGAGGCCCACTCCATCTCGGCCGGGCTCGACTATCCCGGCATCGGGCCGGAGCATTCCTGGCTCAATGATGTCGGCCGGGTCAAGTATGTCCCCATTACGGACCGGGAGGCCCTCGCCGCGTTCCAGAGCGTCACCCGGCTCGAGGGCATTATTCCCGCCCTCGAGAGCGCGCACGCCCTGGCCTATGTGGAGAAGCTCGCGCCCACCATGGGCAGTGACCGGATCATCATCGCCAATTTCAGCGGCCGCGGCGACAAGGACGTATTCGCCGTGGCCGACCATCTCGGCGTGGAGATGTGA
- a CDS encoding response regulator transcription factor, whose protein sequence is MAGYHFIIADDHPLFRDALRHALTAAYDGVQVKEAGSLDEVTALLEADDAVDLLLLDLKMPGVQGLAGLAYLRAQFPDVPTVVVSATEDLPVIRRAVALGASGFIPKSTPVSAIREAVREVLAGGVWLPPDIDAAGAADDETDAVARRLATLTPQQVRVLMMLREGLLNKQIAYALGVSEATVKAHVSAVLQKLGVESRTQAVIAVGRIDEERGQSDPVN, encoded by the coding sequence ATGGCCGGATATCATTTCATCATCGCCGATGATCATCCCTTGTTCCGCGATGCATTGCGACATGCTCTCACCGCTGCCTATGACGGGGTGCAGGTCAAGGAAGCGGGTTCGCTCGACGAGGTCACCGCGTTGCTGGAGGCCGACGATGCCGTCGACCTCCTGCTGCTCGATTTGAAGATGCCCGGCGTGCAGGGCCTTGCCGGCCTCGCCTATCTGCGGGCGCAATTTCCCGATGTCCCCACCGTGGTGGTCTCCGCCACCGAGGATCTTCCGGTGATCAGGCGGGCGGTCGCCCTCGGCGCATCGGGCTTCATCCCGAAGTCGACCCCGGTGAGTGCGATCCGCGAGGCGGTGAGGGAAGTGCTGGCCGGGGGTGTGTGGCTGCCGCCGGACATCGATGCGGCGGGCGCCGCCGACGACGAGACCGATGCCGTCGCCCGTCGGCTCGCGACGCTCACGCCGCAACAGGTTCGCGTGCTGATGATGCTGAGGGAGGGCTTGCTGAACAAGCAGATCGCCTATGCCCTGGGCGTTTCGGAGGCGACCGTCAAGGCGCATGTTTCCGCCGTGCTGCAGAAGCTCGGCGTCGAGAGCCGGACCCAGGCGGTGATCGCGGTCGGCCGCATCGATGAAGAACGCGGACAGTCCGACCCGGTGAATTGA
- a CDS encoding SEL1-like repeat protein gives MTAGAPWSIKGIDPDARLAAKEAARKSGVTLGQWLTAVIHESSGKPASATQGAGPAAPVIQQRIEDLEQKLADLTRAQQQTAAGRLFEHRAAQEPVEALLARVDRHERRTVEAFAAINDRLSGIARQVSQNQTSSSADLSAAIETALRRILDHIASNEQRSRDALLALHERLAGLSAQAAAAQPVPGRAGGQELGALERRVDAVTARIEAAEQNIEAAAKRSAEATMGGLREEIRESERRMSRLIGEARAEGGGPGDYEDLYRQIEILSQRLYSVESERGSSAMDAQVAELANRVDELDGRVRTAIENQPSSAVLIELQSHIVALTDKLATIERRFDDIDAVERSVADLFKAMEQSKVETRALATRTAEEAVGRSLELRAGPSAELQALQSGLAAVKRSLAESDQQTQQTLLVVHETLQKIVDRLAAVEQRLQDGGSGEQPGPSAPTAHGDEGRAADIPEVLRDIRVPVSGDDVAEEKPSEGEAMPEEAPPAARLAEGEPPSEGETAGAPPDAPAPSEEQAPEREEGGEVSPPSPSDRPIETITRRDDFIAAARRAAQASAAAPEPATRRFNPLSRLRGLGRRGGEDASEGSATEEAAARRKPLILAGAVLLLLAVSAYSISGRQTEAPVATKDDIGSSRLAGTPSPAGGAQAPLLDRIEGLGQSLWSATQASDWLGKLTAPFAKPDEGRPADPPTTGSIGKSSSLLTVPTIAAVPAGLSTAASSASASPDREDGRGTVVTMTRGTAATRDGLPERIGSPALRRAALSGSPAAQFLVATELLEGEGQSEPILALRWFQKAAAQGLAPAQYRLGMMFERGTGVPRDLATARVWYKRAAEKGNIKAMHNLAVAYAGDDQGAPDYAKAAYWFGAAAEYGIRDSQYNYGVLLEQGLGVVRNLRDAYFWLTLCGRSGDAEAAQRANALKRQLTLQQIEEAEAAVARWRPRLPRQDANTVAFDEGWQPQRTPGRRADLAITN, from the coding sequence ATGACAGCCGGCGCCCCATGGAGCATCAAAGGCATCGATCCTGACGCCCGGCTGGCAGCGAAGGAGGCGGCGCGGAAAAGCGGCGTGACGCTCGGGCAGTGGCTGACCGCGGTCATCCACGAGAGCTCGGGGAAGCCAGCAAGCGCCACCCAAGGCGCAGGACCAGCCGCGCCCGTCATCCAGCAGCGGATCGAAGATCTGGAGCAGAAGCTCGCCGACCTGACGCGCGCGCAGCAGCAGACCGCGGCCGGGCGACTGTTCGAGCACCGGGCGGCACAGGAGCCCGTAGAGGCGCTGCTCGCCAGGGTCGACCGCCACGAGCGGCGCACCGTGGAGGCGTTCGCGGCCATCAATGACCGCCTCTCCGGCATCGCACGGCAGGTGAGCCAGAACCAGACCAGCTCCTCGGCCGATCTCTCCGCGGCCATCGAAACCGCACTGCGCCGGATCCTCGACCATATCGCCAGCAACGAGCAGCGCAGCCGCGACGCACTCCTTGCGCTTCACGAGCGCCTGGCCGGCCTGAGCGCGCAAGCCGCGGCCGCGCAGCCCGTGCCCGGCCGCGCCGGCGGGCAGGAGCTCGGGGCGCTCGAACGGCGCGTCGATGCGGTGACCGCGCGGATCGAGGCGGCGGAGCAGAACATCGAAGCGGCGGCGAAGCGCTCGGCAGAGGCCACAATGGGCGGGCTGCGCGAAGAGATTCGCGAGAGCGAGCGGCGGATGTCGCGGCTCATCGGGGAAGCCCGGGCGGAGGGTGGCGGGCCTGGGGATTACGAGGACCTTTATCGGCAGATCGAAATCCTGTCGCAGCGGCTCTATTCGGTGGAAAGCGAGCGGGGCTCTTCGGCGATGGACGCGCAGGTCGCCGAGCTCGCCAATCGGGTGGACGAGCTGGACGGCCGTGTGCGGACCGCCATCGAGAACCAGCCCAGCAGCGCGGTGCTCATCGAGCTGCAGAGCCACATCGTGGCGCTGACCGACAAGCTGGCCACCATCGAGCGGCGTTTCGACGACATCGACGCGGTGGAGCGCAGCGTGGCCGACCTGTTCAAGGCCATGGAGCAGAGCAAGGTCGAGACGCGCGCGCTCGCCACACGCACGGCGGAAGAAGCGGTCGGCCGCAGCCTTGAGCTCAGGGCCGGCCCCTCGGCCGAGCTGCAGGCGCTGCAGAGCGGGCTTGCGGCCGTGAAGCGCAGCCTGGCCGAATCGGACCAGCAGACGCAGCAGACGCTGCTGGTTGTCCACGAAACCCTGCAGAAGATCGTGGACCGCCTCGCGGCCGTGGAACAACGGCTGCAGGACGGCGGTTCGGGCGAACAGCCGGGGCCTTCGGCGCCAACGGCTCATGGCGACGAGGGCCGCGCGGCCGATATCCCCGAGGTTCTGCGCGACATCCGCGTACCGGTCAGTGGCGATGACGTTGCCGAGGAAAAGCCCAGCGAGGGCGAGGCAATGCCAGAGGAAGCCCCGCCCGCGGCGCGCTTGGCTGAAGGAGAGCCGCCGTCCGAAGGCGAGACTGCCGGCGCTCCGCCGGATGCTCCAGCGCCATCGGAAGAGCAGGCGCCGGAGCGCGAAGAGGGCGGAGAGGTGTCTCCCCCCTCCCCGTCCGATCGGCCCATCGAGACGATTACCCGCCGGGACGACTTCATCGCCGCCGCCCGTCGCGCCGCCCAGGCTTCCGCAGCGGCGCCAGAGCCGGCCACGCGGCGCTTCAACCCGCTGAGCCGGCTGCGGGGCCTCGGCCGCCGTGGCGGCGAGGATGCTTCCGAGGGGTCGGCTACGGAGGAGGCAGCCGCCCGCCGCAAGCCCCTGATCCTGGCCGGCGCCGTGCTGCTGCTCCTCGCCGTATCCGCCTACAGCATCAGCGGACGGCAGACGGAAGCGCCGGTCGCCACGAAGGACGACATCGGCTCTTCCCGGCTTGCCGGCACGCCGTCGCCGGCAGGCGGGGCGCAGGCGCCCCTGCTCGACCGGATCGAAGGGCTGGGTCAGTCGCTATGGAGCGCAACCCAGGCCTCGGACTGGCTAGGCAAGCTGACGGCGCCTTTCGCGAAGCCGGATGAAGGCAGGCCCGCCGACCCTCCGACCACCGGCTCGATCGGCAAGAGCTCCTCGCTCCTCACCGTTCCCACCATCGCTGCGGTTCCGGCCGGGCTGAGCACCGCCGCTTCTTCAGCCAGCGCGTCTCCGGACCGTGAAGATGGGCGGGGCACCGTGGTGACCATGACGCGCGGCACCGCAGCCACGCGGGACGGCCTGCCCGAGCGCATCGGCTCGCCGGCCCTGCGGCGGGCGGCCCTCTCCGGCAGTCCCGCCGCCCAGTTCCTGGTGGCCACGGAGCTGCTCGAGGGCGAAGGGCAAAGCGAGCCGATCCTCGCCCTGCGCTGGTTCCAGAAGGCGGCCGCGCAGGGCCTGGCGCCCGCCCAATACCGGCTGGGGATGATGTTCGAGCGGGGCACAGGCGTGCCGCGCGACCTTGCGACCGCGCGGGTCTGGTACAAGCGGGCGGCGGAGAAGGGCAATATCAAAGCCATGCACAACCTGGCCGTGGCCTATGCCGGCGACGATCAGGGCGCGCCGGACTACGCCAAGGCCGCATACTGGTTCGGCGCTGCGGCCGAATATGGCATCCGCGACAGCCAGTACAATTACGGCGTCCTGCTGGAGCAGGGCCTGGGCGTGGTGCGCAATCTCCGCGATGCCTATTTCTGGCTGACCCTCTGCGGCCGATCCGGCGATGCCGAAGCGGCCCAGAGAGCCAACGCCCTCAAACGCCAACTGACCCTCCAGCAGATCGAAGAGGCCGAGGCCGCGGTGGCTCGCTGGCGTCCCCGGCTGCCGCGGCAGGACGCCAACACCGTGGCCTTCGATGAAGGCTGGCAGCCCCAGCGCACGCCGGGCCGCCGCGCCGATCTCGCGATCACCAACTGA
- a CDS encoding MerR family transcriptional regulator: MVQKDVAQPDRAKIYSISDLCEEFDVTPRTLRFYEQKGLLSPTRRGWTRLFSYRDRARLRLILRGKRVGLSLEEIKEILDLYHLRNGHVRQLRAASQTLRARLDDLKLQRRELDETIADLERTCTIVDGMLREKEKLASAMAD, encoded by the coding sequence ATGGTTCAAAAAGACGTCGCTCAGCCGGATCGTGCGAAGATCTACAGCATCTCCGATCTCTGCGAAGAGTTTGATGTCACCCCGCGGACGCTTCGCTTCTACGAGCAGAAGGGACTGCTGTCGCCCACCCGCAGGGGGTGGACCCGGCTGTTCAGCTACCGCGACCGGGCCCGGCTCCGCCTCATACTGCGCGGCAAGCGGGTGGGGCTGTCGCTGGAGGAGATCAAGGAGATCCTCGACCTCTATCACCTGCGCAACGGCCATGTCCGCCAGCTGCGCGCCGCCTCGCAAACGCTGCGGGCGCGCCTGGACGATCTCAAGCTGCAGAGGCGGGAGCTGGACGAGACCATTGCCGATCTCGAGCGCACCTGCACCATCGTTGACGGCATGCTGAGGGAGAAGGAAAAGCTTGCATCCGCAATGGCCGATTGA
- the accD gene encoding acetyl-CoA carboxylase, carboxyltransferase subunit beta encodes MNWIKNFVRPKISNILSRREVPENLWVKCPETGQMVFYRDLEANQFVIPGSDYHMRMPPATRLKSVFDDGEYQQIDSPKVASDPLRFRDQRKYVDRLKEARQKTGRDDAVLAGAGKLDGVEVVAAVQDFEFMGGSLGMAAGESIIAAMQAAVARKAPFLLFVASGGARMQEGILSLMQMPRTTVAVEMLRDAGLPYIVVLTNPTTGGVTASYAMLGDIHIAEPGALIGFAGPRVIEQTIREKLPEGFQRSEYLLEHGMVDMVVHRHELRATLSRLVRMLMKVPEPLLVPAPDDAKSVALIDAPVHAQGETATESTH; translated from the coding sequence GTGAACTGGATCAAGAATTTCGTCCGGCCGAAGATCAGCAACATCCTGTCCCGCCGGGAGGTGCCGGAGAACCTCTGGGTGAAATGCCCCGAGACCGGCCAGATGGTGTTTTACCGCGACCTGGAGGCGAACCAGTTCGTCATTCCCGGCAGCGATTACCACATGCGCATGCCGCCGGCGACGCGCCTGAAGAGTGTGTTCGATGATGGAGAATACCAGCAGATCGACAGCCCGAAGGTTGCCTCCGATCCGCTGAGGTTCCGCGACCAGCGCAAATATGTGGACCGGCTCAAGGAGGCGCGCCAGAAGACCGGGCGCGACGATGCGGTATTGGCAGGCGCCGGCAAGCTGGACGGCGTCGAGGTGGTGGCCGCCGTGCAGGATTTCGAGTTCATGGGCGGCTCGCTCGGCATGGCCGCCGGCGAGAGCATCATCGCGGCCATGCAGGCGGCTGTTGCGCGCAAGGCCCCCTTCCTCCTGTTCGTTGCGTCAGGCGGCGCGCGCATGCAGGAGGGCATCCTCTCGCTCATGCAGATGCCGCGCACCACGGTGGCGGTGGAAATGCTGCGCGACGCCGGCCTGCCTTACATCGTGGTGCTCACCAACCCGACCACCGGCGGCGTCACCGCGTCCTACGCCATGCTGGGCGACATCCATATCGCCGAGCCGGGAGCGCTGATCGGCTTTGCCGGGCCGCGCGTCATCGAGCAGACCATCCGGGAAAAGCTGCCCGAGGGCTTCCAGCGCTCGGAATATCTGCTGGAGCATGGCATGGTCGACATGGTCGTGCACCGGCACGAGCTGCGCGCCACGCTCAGCCGGCTCGTGCGCATGTTGATGAAGGTGCCCGAGCCGCTGCTGGTGCCTGCGCCGGACGATGCAAAATCCGTCGCTCTCATCGATGCGCCTGTCCACGCGCAAGGCGAAACTGCCACGGAATCCACCCACTGA
- a CDS encoding DMT family transporter translates to MASVPAAAPASAFHLFKFAGIQGRFSRLVACDGATKGVLLIVLATVFFSVSDIAAKYLTETIGAIQIAWMRYVVFCLLVVPWALYRGGWGMFHTRHPGRQVLRGLYMVLSTILFVTGLAYLDVADATAINFVSPIFITALAIPLLGEKVGIRRWTAAAIGLAGVLIIVQPGSSAFQLAALFPIAAAAVWALAAIITRVMNDTESPQTTLVYSAVVGLAVLSLLVPFEWRMPGMAEIAIGSLIGLSSTLAHWLFVLAYRHANASVLAPFSYIQIIWASGIGFLVFSTLPGLWTYVGGAIIAASGLYTAHRERLVAREAARNEQAAATAEVKPAAGSN, encoded by the coding sequence ATGGCTTCCGTTCCCGCAGCCGCGCCCGCGTCTGCGTTCCACCTGTTCAAGTTTGCCGGAATTCAGGGGAGGTTCAGCCGATTGGTCGCGTGCGACGGCGCGACCAAGGGGGTCCTGCTCATCGTGCTGGCCACCGTGTTCTTCTCGGTTTCGGACATCGCCGCCAAATATCTCACCGAAACCATTGGCGCCATCCAGATCGCCTGGATGCGCTATGTGGTCTTCTGTCTCCTGGTGGTCCCGTGGGCGCTGTATCGCGGCGGTTGGGGGATGTTCCACACCAGGCATCCCGGCCGGCAGGTGCTGCGTGGGCTATACATGGTGCTCTCCACCATACTGTTCGTCACCGGTCTCGCCTACCTGGACGTCGCCGACGCCACGGCCATCAACTTCGTCTCGCCTATCTTCATCACCGCACTCGCCATTCCGCTGCTCGGCGAGAAGGTCGGCATCAGGCGGTGGACGGCCGCGGCCATCGGATTGGCCGGTGTGCTCATCATCGTTCAGCCGGGATCGAGCGCCTTCCAGCTTGCGGCGCTGTTTCCGATTGCCGCCGCTGCGGTCTGGGCGCTCGCGGCCATCATCACCCGCGTCATGAATGACACGGAAAGCCCCCAGACGACCCTGGTCTATTCGGCCGTCGTCGGCCTCGCGGTGCTCAGTTTGCTCGTCCCGTTCGAATGGCGGATGCCCGGAATGGCGGAGATCGCCATCGGCAGCCTCATCGGCTTGTCGTCGACTCTGGCGCACTGGCTGTTCGTGCTGGCCTACCGCCATGCCAATGCCTCCGTGCTGGCGCCCTTCTCCTACATCCAGATCATCTGGGCGAGCGGTATCGGTTTCCTGGTGTTCAGCACGTTGCCCGGCTTGTGGACCTATGTGGGCGGCGCGATCATCGCGGCGAGCGGCCTTTATACAGCGCACCGTGAACGGCTGGTTGCACGTGAGGCCGCTCGCAATGAGCAAGCGGCTGCTACGGCCGAGGTGAAGCCGGCTGCCGGTTCAAACTGA